The Candidatus Poribacteria bacterium genome includes a region encoding these proteins:
- a CDS encoding DUF1080 domain-containing protein, giving the protein MLTEKERTEGWISLFDGETLTGWGATGSDDGWVIDDGSILCTVQGGKYLYTEQHYDNFILSLDFKTEPKVNSGIFVRWADLEDAVQSGLEIQILDTHGKAPTDSHDCGALYDALGPTRNTCKPAGEWNQMSITCDASIIAVTLNGEEIVRADLDEWDTPHQNPDGSRNKFGIALKDFPRSGHIGIQDHGGKIWCRNIKVKPL; this is encoded by the coding sequence ATGTTAACAGAAAAAGAGAGAACTGAAGGATGGATATCCCTGTTCGACGGTGAGACACTCACGGGTTGGGGAGCCACTGGAAGTGACGACGGGTGGGTCATTGATGATGGTAGTATCCTCTGCACCGTTCAGGGTGGAAAATACCTCTACACTGAACAACACTACGATAACTTCATACTATCACTCGACTTTAAAACCGAGCCGAAGGTCAACAGCGGAATCTTTGTCCGATGGGCAGATTTGGAAGACGCGGTTCAGAGTGGACTTGAAATCCAGATTTTAGATACACACGGCAAGGCGCCTACCGATAGCCACGACTGCGGCGCACTCTACGATGCCTTGGGACCGACTCGGAACACCTGTAAACCTGCCGGTGAATGGAATCAAATGAGTATCACATGCGATGCAAGCATCATTGCCGTGACGCTCAACGGCGAAGAAATTGTCCGCGCAGATTTGGACGAGTGGGATACACCCCATCAAAACCCGGATGGAAGCCGGAACAAATTCGGCATTGCGCTCAAAGATTTCCCCCGGAGTGGACATATCGGTATCCAAGACCACGGCGGAAAAATTTGGTGCAGAAACATTAAGGTCAAACCGCTATAG
- a CDS encoding SDR family NAD(P)-dependent oxidoreductase, producing MGRSNVLWVDEKTLSKDISGKVYIVTGANSGVGLETTRQLVKQGGHVIMACRRPDAAEEVAKSFTGLKGSYVVMRLDLADLESVRNFVADFLKKYDKLDALVCNAGLVTFGSKIERTKDGFEMAIGVSYFGHFLLTELLLDILKKSAPSKMVIVSSVVHGGSQRSRPNVHLEDLNFHTRKFNNFAAYTEAKVAVVLYAVELAKRLEGTGVTTASVHPGWARSNFGGNSLIMKIMRVVMTPLNPFITDSNEEAAQTSLHCLLSDDARNHSGAYFSQSSVLYRDKECKNGGWPMTSPNPNARNMDTAKKLVDLSYKLVGLI from the coding sequence ATGGGTAGAAGTAATGTATTATGGGTCGATGAAAAAACGCTTTCAAAAGACATAAGTGGAAAAGTTTATATCGTAACGGGAGCTAACTCCGGTGTTGGCCTTGAAACAACAAGACAATTGGTTAAACAAGGTGGCCATGTAATCATGGCATGCAGAAGACCTGATGCCGCAGAGGAAGTTGCTAAAAGTTTTACGGGATTAAAAGGTAGTTATGTGGTCATGAGATTAGACCTTGCTGACTTGGAATCAGTGAGAAATTTTGTTGCCGATTTCTTAAAGAAATATGATAAATTGGATGCTTTAGTATGCAATGCAGGACTCGTGACCTTTGGCAGCAAGATAGAACGAACGAAAGATGGATTTGAGATGGCGATAGGCGTTAGTTATTTCGGTCACTTCCTACTTACTGAATTATTGCTTGATATATTGAAGAAAAGTGCACCATCAAAGATGGTTATTGTTTCGTCTGTTGTTCATGGAGGCAGTCAACGAAGCCGACCCAATGTACATTTGGAGGACTTGAATTTTCACACAAGAAAATTCAATAATTTTGCGGCTTATACTGAAGCTAAGGTTGCTGTTGTATTATATGCAGTGGAGCTCGCGAAAAGACTGGAAGGCACAGGTGTTACAACAGCCTCTGTTCACCCGGGTTGGGCACGATCAAACTTTGGAGGCAATAGTTTGATTATGAAAATCATGAGAGTGGTGATGACACCATTGAACCCTTTCATCACTGACAGTAATGAAGAAGCAGCTCAAACATCACTTCACTGTTTGCTCTCTGATGATGCGCGAAACCATTCAGGCGCGTATTTTAGCCAAAGCAGCGTGCTGTATAGAGACAAAGAATGTAAAAATGGCGGTTGGCCCATGACATCTCCAAATCCAAATGCCAGAAATATGGATACTGCAAAGAAATTAGTTGATTTAAGCTATAAATTGGTTGGATTAATCTAA
- a CDS encoding nucleotide pyrophosphatase has translation MKRRKILILCIDAGSHDYLTASDLPTLRQLAKSGFYVHANAVIPSVTNVNNVSIATGSFPETHGITTNYHVDRATGKGEFIEDNRFLLAPTLFETAKACKFADKTALFVTKKKLLRMLEAGTDIAVAAESPPAEYLHTVGPVEPIYSAEINWWLLRAVHAVLRTDNPDLVYCSTTDWVQHKYAPNEDVSQQHLEELDRIIGNIVDDDPEREIYITADHGMLAKTTAIDPGRVLTEHGIPASAIPIIKDRYVAHHGNLGGAAYVFLKDRTDTEQAIQALLNTPGIEEVYSAEDAAGTFRLHPERIGDIFVLADETTVFGELETAIEPTAVRSHGSRHESYVPIIGYNSPWSATDFEYNLDVGRLFLESLR, from the coding sequence GTGAAAAGGCGAAAAATTCTCATCCTCTGTATCGACGCGGGGAGCCACGACTATCTCACCGCGAGCGACCTTCCAACCCTCCGTCAGTTGGCAAAATCCGGCTTCTATGTCCATGCCAACGCCGTTATTCCCTCGGTCACGAACGTAAATAACGTTAGCATCGCAACCGGATCATTCCCCGAAACGCACGGTATCACGACGAATTATCACGTAGACAGGGCAACCGGCAAAGGTGAATTTATTGAGGACAACCGCTTCCTCCTCGCGCCGACACTCTTTGAGACTGCAAAAGCCTGTAAATTCGCAGACAAAACCGCACTCTTCGTGACGAAGAAAAAATTACTACGCATGCTCGAAGCAGGCACCGATATAGCCGTCGCCGCTGAATCACCACCCGCTGAATACCTCCACACCGTCGGACCGGTTGAACCGATTTATTCCGCTGAAATCAATTGGTGGTTACTCCGTGCCGTACATGCGGTGCTGCGTACAGACAACCCAGACCTCGTCTACTGCTCAACGACTGATTGGGTTCAACATAAATATGCACCTAACGAAGACGTGTCCCAACAGCATCTTGAGGAATTGGATAGGATTATCGGGAATATCGTTGATGATGACCCAGAACGTGAAATCTATATCACAGCCGATCACGGGATGTTAGCGAAAACGACTGCCATTGATCCGGGGCGCGTCTTAACAGAACACGGTATTCCCGCAAGTGCCATTCCCATTATTAAGGATCGGTATGTCGCGCATCACGGCAATTTGGGAGGTGCCGCTTATGTGTTCCTCAAGGATCGCACCGATACAGAGCAAGCGATTCAGGCACTTCTGAATACACCCGGTATTGAAGAGGTCTATTCCGCAGAAGATGCGGCAGGCACATTTCGACTCCATCCTGAACGGATCGGGGACATCTTCGTATTAGCAGACGAAACGACTGTTTTCGGTGAGTTGGAAACGGCAATAGAACCGACTGCGGTGCGTTCACACGGGTCGCGGCACGAAAGTTATGTGCCAATCATCGGTTACAATAGTCCGTGGTCGGCTACAGATTTTGAATATAACCTCGATGTCGGAAGGCTATTTTTAGAAAGTTTACGTTAG
- a CDS encoding tetratricopeptide repeat protein, which yields MPMNNGSSELAKLMFKNSGDNEKLKRLLNDNYSETDLIGYLHSKEPLVGRAAGSALRLIGSSNAIPALVDALKNKDRMTRFNAEYALWEIWSHSGDDAVDAMLEDGKNLLKNEAYQQAVECFTSVIETDPDFAEGYNQRAIAYFMLEEWSQAIRDCKRTISLNPNHFGAFAGMGHVYVRLGKIDEALAAYKQALVINPNLISIAEAVLRLRDQAQRE from the coding sequence ATGCCGATGAACAACGGATCTTCCGAATTAGCGAAACTGATGTTCAAAAATTCAGGGGACAATGAGAAGCTCAAACGACTTCTGAATGATAACTATTCAGAGACCGATCTAATCGGCTATCTTCACAGCAAAGAGCCATTGGTTGGACGCGCTGCGGGATCCGCACTTCGGTTAATCGGCAGTTCAAACGCGATTCCGGCGTTGGTAGACGCTCTGAAAAACAAGGACCGGATGACCCGCTTCAATGCGGAATACGCCTTGTGGGAAATCTGGTCTCATTCTGGTGATGATGCCGTTGACGCAATGCTTGAGGACGGTAAAAACTTGCTCAAAAACGAAGCGTACCAGCAAGCCGTTGAATGCTTCACTTCTGTAATTGAGACGGATCCGGATTTTGCCGAGGGGTATAACCAACGCGCAATCGCTTATTTCATGCTTGAAGAATGGAGTCAGGCGATTCGTGATTGCAAACGGACGATCTCGCTGAACCCGAATCACTTCGGGGCGTTTGCTGGAATGGGACACGTTTATGTCAGGCTCGGTAAGATTGACGAAGCACTTGCGGCATATAAGCAAGCGTTAGTGATTAACCCGAACCTCATCTCTATCGCTGAGGCGGTATTACGGCTTCGTGACCAGGCGCAAAGGGAGTGA
- the glmM gene encoding phosphoglucosamine mutase, with the protein MNSTEKPIVSVSGVRGEVGVSLDVRLITQFAIAFGTFVGGRTVVIGRDSRTSSPTVRHAVLAGLFATGCHVIDVGLCPTPTILLIAKVLGAQGSITVTASHNPVAWNGIEFAAASGCLLTQAERDELMRINETEDFALAPWNEQGTLETYGDAVSYHLDQILRSPWLAPDLIREAALKIVIDCGNGAGSVISPSLLRKLGCRVVELNCVADGDFRRPAEPTPEALDALCQTVLDADADIGFAHDGDADRLVVVTEQGVPLSGEWTLAFIADFILGKTKGDVVATVSTSRMLDDIAAKHGVMLHRTKVGVGWVVEKMHEVNATIGGEGTGGVIYPDIHYTTDGIASLAAIAQYLAESGATVTRLVKSMPQYQMCRKKLEIPSQALATRLMGLALEVYKEACDAGTEPQLELTDGVKRVWSNRWVNIRPSGTEPVIRVFSEAPTLAAAEELCDETIEMLVRLMKQNPH; encoded by the coding sequence ATGAACAGCACAGAAAAACCGATTGTGAGTGTTTCAGGCGTTCGGGGTGAGGTTGGCGTTTCGCTGGATGTTCGCCTCATTACGCAATTTGCCATAGCTTTCGGCACTTTTGTCGGCGGGAGAACGGTGGTTATTGGAAGAGATTCCCGAACTTCCAGTCCGACGGTCCGACACGCAGTGCTTGCTGGACTTTTTGCTACAGGCTGTCACGTCATTGATGTAGGGCTTTGTCCGACACCGACGATCCTTCTCATAGCGAAAGTCCTTGGTGCCCAAGGAAGTATTACCGTTACAGCCAGCCATAATCCTGTTGCATGGAACGGCATCGAATTTGCCGCGGCTTCGGGATGCCTCTTGACGCAAGCAGAGCGCGACGAATTGATGCGGATTAACGAAACCGAGGATTTCGCACTTGCCCCTTGGAACGAGCAAGGAACGCTTGAAACCTACGGAGATGCTGTTAGCTACCACCTCGATCAGATACTGCGTTCCCCTTGGTTGGCACCGGATTTAATCCGAGAAGCTGCGTTGAAGATCGTCATTGATTGTGGCAACGGTGCCGGCAGTGTAATAAGCCCGTCCCTCTTGCGGAAACTCGGGTGTCGGGTTGTTGAACTTAATTGCGTCGCCGATGGAGATTTTCGCCGTCCTGCCGAACCCACACCTGAGGCATTAGATGCGCTCTGTCAGACGGTTCTTGATGCTGACGCTGATATTGGTTTTGCCCACGATGGGGATGCCGACCGACTCGTCGTTGTTACAGAGCAAGGTGTGCCCTTGAGTGGGGAATGGACGCTCGCCTTTATCGCTGATTTTATTCTTGGTAAGACGAAGGGTGATGTGGTTGCTACGGTATCGACGAGTCGAATGTTGGATGATATTGCGGCAAAGCATGGTGTCATGCTCCACCGAACGAAGGTCGGTGTTGGTTGGGTCGTTGAGAAGATGCACGAGGTGAATGCAACCATCGGCGGCGAAGGCACCGGTGGCGTTATCTATCCCGATATCCACTACACGACGGATGGTATCGCTTCTCTCGCGGCGATTGCGCAATATCTCGCTGAATCTGGTGCGACAGTAACGCGGCTTGTGAAAAGTATGCCGCAGTATCAGATGTGTCGAAAGAAATTGGAGATTCCGTCACAAGCCCTTGCGACACGTCTTATGGGACTGGCTTTGGAGGTTTATAAAGAAGCGTGTGACGCTGGAACGGAACCGCAGCTCGAACTTACGGACGGTGTTAAACGGGTCTGGAGCAACCGGTGGGTGAACATCCGTCCATCCGGTACCGAGCCTGTAATTCGGGTTTTTAGTGAGGCACCGACGCTTGCGGCAGCAGAAGAGTTGTGTGATGAGACGATTGAGATGTTGGTGAGGTTAATGAAACAAAACCCGCATTAA
- a CDS encoding YvcK family protein — translation MALKLACIGGGSGLSALLSGIKHYADLEKGKDHIIALDSLSAIVTVSDDGGSSGRLIEEFDMLPPGDIRRLLFTLSDADELAGLFEHRFSSNGELGGHTVGNLLLTALTERFEGNFPKAIQAASRLLAVRGQIIPVTLDYTVLCAELTDGEIVRGESTIPVRENREPIKRVFFEPRENGKTHHSPDEIYECQAHEGAVDALMNADVIIIGPGSLYTSIMPNLVIKGVVETIQRSDAMKIYVCNVMTQPGETDGYAVTDHVNAILDHAKIPLNYVVVNNQPAPTEIMQEYVRKELVSQLTRIRSLSEEGLSMLYEDTQHLMDVLNLAKDISSLSVETMQVADASKVQVSYDREQENLEGQGIQVVEADLIRDMVVTEFGTWLGGVQMNVIRHDPEKLVRSLVKIFRNHPKLQESV, via the coding sequence ATGGCTTTGAAACTTGCCTGCATCGGAGGTGGAAGTGGTTTATCCGCTTTGCTTAGCGGCATTAAGCACTACGCTGATTTGGAGAAAGGTAAAGATCACATTATTGCTTTGGATAGCCTCTCGGCAATTGTTACCGTTTCTGATGATGGTGGAAGTTCAGGGCGGCTCATTGAAGAGTTTGACATGCTCCCGCCGGGCGATATCCGTAGGCTCCTGTTCACGTTATCCGATGCGGATGAACTCGCAGGGCTTTTTGAGCATCGTTTTTCAAGTAATGGTGAACTCGGCGGACATACTGTCGGTAATCTCTTGCTAACAGCACTGACGGAAAGGTTTGAGGGCAACTTCCCGAAAGCGATTCAGGCGGCATCCAGATTACTCGCGGTGCGTGGGCAAATTATTCCTGTTACGTTGGATTATACCGTTTTGTGTGCAGAACTCACCGATGGAGAGATTGTTCGAGGCGAATCGACGATACCCGTGCGTGAAAATCGTGAACCGATCAAGCGCGTCTTTTTTGAACCCCGTGAAAATGGAAAAACGCATCATTCCCCCGATGAAATCTATGAATGTCAAGCGCATGAAGGGGCTGTGGATGCACTGATGAACGCCGATGTCATTATTATCGGTCCCGGGAGCCTTTACACCAGCATTATGCCGAATCTGGTTATCAAGGGGGTTGTCGAAACGATCCAACGTTCAGATGCGATGAAAATCTATGTCTGTAACGTTATGACACAACCCGGTGAAACCGATGGGTATGCGGTTACGGATCACGTTAACGCTATTTTAGACCATGCCAAAATTCCGCTTAATTATGTCGTGGTGAATAATCAACCGGCGCCAACGGAGATCATGCAGGAGTATGTTCGGAAGGAATTGGTTTCGCAGTTGACGCGGATCCGCTCACTTTCCGAGGAAGGGCTTTCGATGCTCTATGAAGATACCCAGCACCTCATGGACGTGTTGAACTTGGCGAAGGATATTTCGTCTCTGTCTGTTGAGACAATGCAAGTCGCAGATGCCTCGAAAGTGCAGGTATCTTATGATCGTGAGCAGGAGAACCTTGAAGGACAGGGAATACAGGTGGTTGAGGCGGACCTCATTCGAGATATGGTCGTCACTGAATTCGGCACATGGTTAGGCGGCGTTCAGATGAACGTGATTCGCCACGATCCCGAAAAATTAGTCCGCTCTCTTGTGAAGATATTCCGGAACCATCCAAAACTCCAAGAGTCGGTTTGA
- a CDS encoding glutamine--tRNA ligase/YqeY domain fusion protein, which yields MKHSDPPLKGNANNSADTNFIRQAIEEDLKTNRYDGRVHTRFPPEPSGYLHIGHAKAICISFGIAEDFGGLYNLRFDDSNPITEESEYVEGIKRDVRWLGFDWKDREYHASDYFETLYEYAVKLIEKAKAYVCDLTPEETRTYRGTLVESGTNSPYRDRSVEENLTLFQGMRNGEFPDGSRTLRAKIDMSSPNVNMRDPVMYRILRAHHHRQGDDWCIYPTYDFTHGQSDSIEGVTHSLCDVQFEDHRPLYDWFLEALEIYQPRQIEFARLNLTYTVLGKRKLKVLVEEGHVSGWDDPRLPTLSGMRRRGYTSEAIRDFCNRIGVSKADNLIEMGQLEYSIRDDLNRRAPRVMAVLNPVKVIIDNYPEGQVERLDAENNPEDANAGTRQIPFSREIYIEREDFMEDPPRKFFRLAPGREVRLKHAYYIQCERVVKDENGEIVEIHCTYDPDTRGGWSEDGRKVRGTLHWVSAAHAVDAEIRLYDSLFTEREPESAADGTDWMQFLNPNSLETLSDCKVEPSLVAATPEDRYQFLRMGYFCLDPDTTPEKLVFNRTVPLRDSWAKIQRGQK from the coding sequence ATGAAGCATTCAGATCCCCCTTTAAAAGGAAACGCTAACAATTCCGCTGATACAAACTTTATTCGTCAAGCGATTGAAGAAGATCTCAAGACAAACAGGTATGACGGTAGGGTGCATACCCGATTCCCGCCAGAGCCAAGTGGCTACCTCCATATCGGACATGCGAAAGCGATCTGTATCAGTTTCGGTATTGCCGAAGACTTCGGCGGACTTTACAACTTACGGTTTGATGACAGCAACCCGATCACGGAAGAGAGTGAATACGTAGAAGGAATCAAACGGGATGTCCGTTGGCTCGGATTCGATTGGAAAGATCGGGAATATCACGCCTCGGACTATTTTGAGACGCTCTACGAATATGCTGTCAAACTGATAGAGAAAGCGAAGGCATACGTCTGCGATTTGACACCAGAGGAAACGCGAACGTATCGTGGTACCTTGGTCGAATCTGGGACAAACAGTCCTTATCGAGACCGATCGGTTGAAGAAAATCTAACGTTGTTCCAAGGAATGCGCAACGGTGAGTTTCCAGACGGTTCACGCACACTTCGCGCAAAGATTGATATGTCAAGCCCGAATGTGAATATGCGCGATCCGGTGATGTACCGTATCCTTCGCGCCCATCACCATCGTCAGGGTGATGACTGGTGCATCTATCCCACCTACGATTTCACCCACGGACAATCCGACTCTATAGAAGGTGTGACGCACTCACTCTGTGATGTCCAGTTTGAAGACCACCGTCCACTCTATGATTGGTTTCTGGAAGCGTTGGAGATTTATCAGCCTCGACAGATTGAATTTGCGCGACTGAATCTCACCTATACCGTATTGGGCAAACGGAAACTCAAGGTCCTCGTTGAGGAGGGACATGTCAGTGGATGGGACGATCCGAGACTCCCGACGCTCTCTGGAATGCGTCGCCGCGGGTATACGTCTGAAGCTATCCGAGATTTTTGCAACCGCATCGGTGTTTCGAAGGCGGATAATCTCATTGAGATGGGGCAACTTGAATACTCTATCCGAGATGATCTGAACCGTCGCGCCCCCCGGGTCATGGCAGTTCTCAATCCGGTTAAGGTTATTATTGACAATTACCCGGAGGGGCAGGTCGAGAGGTTGGATGCTGAAAATAATCCTGAAGATGCGAACGCCGGGACACGGCAGATCCCATTTTCGCGAGAGATCTATATCGAACGAGAAGATTTTATGGAGGATCCGCCACGGAAATTCTTCCGGTTGGCTCCGGGACGCGAGGTGCGGCTTAAGCATGCCTATTATATCCAGTGTGAGCGGGTCGTTAAAGACGAAAACGGCGAGATCGTTGAGATTCACTGCACCTATGATCCCGATACACGTGGGGGGTGGTCGGAAGACGGACGCAAGGTAAGAGGCACGTTGCACTGGGTTTCTGCTGCGCATGCCGTTGATGCTGAAATTCGACTTTATGATTCGTTGTTTACGGAACGCGAACCGGAGAGTGCCGCAGATGGTACCGATTGGATGCAATTCCTGAATCCGAACTCCTTAGAGACTCTGAGCGACTGCAAGGTTGAACCGAGTCTTGTTGCGGCGACACCGGAAGACCGGTATCAATTCCTCCGGATGGGCTATTTTTGCCTGGATCCGGACACAACGCCAGAGAAATTAGTATTTAATCGCACAGTGCCGCTGCGGGACAGCTGGGCAAAAATACAAAGAGGACAGAAATGA